One window of the Cryptomeria japonica chromosome 7, Sugi_1.0, whole genome shotgun sequence genome contains the following:
- the LOC131053172 gene encoding pentatricopeptide repeat-containing protein At4g33990-like, with protein MQNEQEADHFTFPCVLKACAAISALQKGREVHVRAITCGLESHLFTANTLITMYAKCRRVEDARKVFDKMCPSERDTVSWNSMVGGYVQNGKGIEALELYIQMKMRIEPDAVTFISLLPIFSDVNKGKEINACILSSGLHLNLQVGNALVAMYAKCGIIECALKMFDGMLEKDVVSWTAMITGYVQNGQSGEALKLFHKMQLAGVKPNAVTIISVLPACTALVALQQGKEVHNSVIRNGFESDVFVVSTLINMYAKCGSLKIALHLFNTMAHKDPALWTAMISSYSINGCADEAIRLFDRMLALGYKPDSVTFVAVLSACSRAGMVVKGRRYFDRMKLDYCIVPGLEHYACIVDLLGRAGHLDEAYDFIGNMPLKPNDDVWGALLGACRIHQNIQLGELVAEHLYDLKPKKAGYYVLMSNIYAAAGRWDGVEKVRAIMKDKRATKMPGYAWIEIKKKVHAFLVEDRAHAQSAEIYKTLEDLAGKMKEAGYVPNTNFVLQDVEEEEKEHILCSHSEKLALAFGLMNIKCPGTSIRIIKNLRICGDCHHAMKFISRIVEREIIIRDLSRFHHFKNGECSCGNYW; from the coding sequence ATGCAGAATGAACAAGAAGCAGACCATTTTACATTCCCCTGCGTTCTCAAAGCATGCGCTGCAATTTCTGCTCTGCAGAAAGGCAGGGAAGTTCATGTTCGTGCAATAACATGTGGATTGGAATCCCATCTGTTTACCGCGAATACCCTTATTACCATGTATGCGAAATGCAGGCGTGTGGAAGATGCAcgcaaagtgtttgacaaaatgtgtCCATCCGAAAGAGATACGGTGTCCTGGAACTCTATGGTTGGAGGTTATGTGCAGAATGGGAAGGGAATCGAGGCTTTGGAGTTATACATTCAAATGAAGATGAGGATCGAACCAGATGCAGTGACATTCATAAGCCTTCTTCCAATCTTTTCAGATGTCAATAAGGGTAAGGAGATTAATGCTTGCATACTCAGTAGTGGACTGCATTTGAATTTACAAGTGGGGAACGCACTTGTAGCAATGTATGCTAAATGCGGCATTATTGAGTGCGCGCTCAAAATGTTTGACGGAATGCTTGAAAAAGATGTTGTATCATGGACTGCAATGATCACAGGATATGTCCAGAATGGACAGAGCGGGGAAGCCTTGAAATTGTTCCACAAAATGCAGCTGGCAGGGGTCAAGCCAAATGCTGTTACTATCATAAGTGTTCTTCCAGCTTGCACCGCCCTTGTAGCTCTTCAACAAGGTAAGGAAGTACACAATTCAGTTATAAGAAATGGGTTTGAATCGGATGTTTTCGTGGTCAGTACCCTGATAAACATGTATGCCAAATGTGGGAGTTTGAAGATTGCACTTCACTTATTTAACACAATGGCGCATAAAGATCCGGCCTTGTGGACTGCAATGATTTCTAGCTATAGTATAAATGGGTGTGCTGATGAGGCAATTAGGCTTTTCGATCGAATGCTTGCGTTAGGATATAAGCCGGACAGTGTCACCTTTGTCGCTGTTCTATCTGCTTGCAGTCGTGCAGGCATGGTAGTGAAAGGCCGGCGTTACTTTGATAGGATGAAACTAGATTATTGCATTGTACCTGGGTTGGAGCACTATGCATGCATTGTAGACCTTCTTGGTCGAGCAGGGCACTTGGACGAGGCATATGATTTCATTGGCAATATGCCGTTAAAACCAAATGATGATGTGTGGGGTGCCTTGCTTGGTGCCTGCAGAATTCATCAAAATATACAGTTGGGAGAGCTTGTAGCAGAACATCTCTATGACCTGAAACCCAAGAAGGCTGGCTATTATGTTCTGATGTCAAATATCTATGCTGCAGCTGGAAGGTGGGATGGTGTAGAAAAGGTAAGAGCAATAATGAAAGACAAGAGGGCGACAAAGATGCCAGGATATGCCTGGATTGAGATCAAGAAAAAGGTTCATGCATTCCTTGTAGAGGACAGAGCACATGCACAATCAGCAGAAATTTATAAAACATTAGAGGATTTGGCCGGGAAAATGAAAGAGGCAGGATATGTGCCCAATACAAACTTTGTGTTGCAAGATGTGGAGGAGGAAGAAAAGGAGCATATCCTATGTAGTCATAGTGAGAAGCTGGCTCTTGCTTTTGGGCTTATGAATATTAAATGCCCTGGTACATCTATCCGAATCATAAAGAATCTTCGCATTTGTGGCGATTGCCACCATGCCATGAAGTTTATCTCCAGAATTGTTGAACGAGAAATAATTATTAGAGACTTGAGTCGCTTTCATCATTTCAAGAATGGGGAATGTTCTTGTGGAAATTACTGGTGA